The genomic segment AACCGGCGATCGGGAACAGCGAGACGGTATCGACGGGAACGCGCGCATCGCGCGTCGGCGACGGGTTGCCACACGCGGCGAGGGTCGCGAGGGCGCCGCCCAGCATGGCGGCGCGGCAGACATGCGGCCACCGGACGGACGCAGCAAACGACGCAGACGACGCAACTGAAAAGGCAAGACGGCGGGACAGGGCGGCGACGGACATGACGTATGACGTTAGGCGAAGTAGTTCCAGGGGCACGATGATACGGTGTCCGCACACCGGCGACGTGTTGCGCGGATGCCGCGTAATGAACCTATAGATACAACGTTTATATGGTTTCATCGGGGTTCGTCGAATTTTCACAACAGCGGCCGCACGCTCGTGCCGGACCGCCCAGCCCGCCAGATCGGGATCAACCAGGAGCACACCATGCAAACCAGCGCACGCAACCAATTCGCCGGCGAAGTCACCGAAGTCAAACACGGCGCCGTGAACGACGAAATCACGCTTCGCACTCAGGACGGTCTCGAGATCGTCGCGATCATCACGCACGGCAGCGCGACGTCGCTCGGACTCGCTGCGGGCAAGAAGGCGTTTGCGCTGGTCAAGGCATCGTCGGTGATCGTGATGGTCGATGTCGCGGCGCATCAGGTGTCCGCGCGCAATTGCGTTGCGGGAACCGTGTCGGCGGTGACGAAGGGCGCGGTGAACGCCGAGGTCACGATCAGCGCGGGCGGCGCGCAGATCGCGGCGATCATCACGAACGAGAGCGTCGAGCGTTTGGGCCTGGCGAACGGCAAACCGGCGACCGCGATTTTCAAGGCGTCGAGCGTGATCATCGGGGTGGATTGAGGTCGATCGAGCTTCGGGAAACGGCGGCGCGGTTTGTCCGTTAGCGTGGTCGGCGGCTGATGACACGCGTGGATAAAGGCACGCGTAACTGGCGTTTCCCGCAGGAAAGAGGACGGCATGCGCGATTTTGATCCGCGTGAACGAAACCGGCGCTTGCTTTAAACTGCACGCCTCGCTGTTCCTCTTTCCGCTTTCATCACGGACACCGTCATGTTCGAAGTTTCCTCTGCCTCGCATCTGTCCAAAGCCGCTCAATACGAAGAACTGGTCGCCCAGGCGCGCTCGCTGCTCGCCGGTGAAACCGACTGGATCGCCAACGCCGCGAATTTCTCCGCGTTCGTATTCCATTCGCTGAGCGACCTGAACTGGGCCGGTTTCTATTTTCACGACGGCCGCGAACTGGTCGTCGGCCCGTTCCAGGGCAAGCCCGCGTGTGTGCGCATTCCGCTCGGCAAGGGCGTGTGCGGCACGGCCGCGCAAACCCGCGAAACCCAGGTCGTGCGCGACGTGCACGAGTTCCCCGGACACATCGCGTGTGATTCGGCGTCGCAATCGGAAATCGTCGTGCCGCTGGTTGCACCGGATGGCACGCTGATCGGCGTGTGGGACGTGGACAGCCCGGTCGTCGCGCGTTTCGACGACGAAGACGCGAAGGGCATGGAAGCGCTGTGCGCGGTGTTCATCGAAGCGGCGTTGCCGCGCGGTGCGTCAGTGGCGTAAGGGTTTGTGTTGGGGCGTCCCTGAAGGGCGTCCCAACGACACACGTCGCGCAATTGGCGTACACCTCAACGGCGCCCATGCACGTTCATACATAGACTAGATGCCGTTCAGGGGATGGGTCGGCGGACCTCATCCCGTTATCGTTTCTCCACGCGCTCGGCCCACCCGATGAGCGCGACAAACCCCACAGGTTCTGGAGACACGCATGAGTTCCGCCACTGCATCCGCCACCGCGACCACCGCCACCGCTGCGAGCAATAACACCTCGCCGCTGACCTTCCAGCGCTCCCCCGCGTTACCCCGCAACTGCACGTTCGAAAGCCACGACTGGGAGATTCTCAGCCGCTACTGGCATCCGGTCGCGTTCGCCGCCGACGTCGCGGATAAACCCATTAGCGTGACGCTGCTCGACGAACCGCTCGTCGTGTTCCGCTCGAACGGCGAACTGGTGAGCGCGCGCGATATCTGCCCGCATCGCGGCGCGCCGCTGAGTCAGGGATGGGTCGAGCAGGGCAACATCGTGTGCCCGTATCACGGCCTGGCCTACGGCAGCGACGGCAAGTGCAAACACATTCCGTCGCAAACGGGCGGCCCGATTCCCGAGCGCCTGCATCTCGTCACGTACGCGACCCAGGAAGCCTACGGGCTCGTGTGGGTGTCGCTGGGCGGCGGCACGGAGCCGCTGCCCAGCTTTCCTGACTGGGACGACCCCGCGTTCCAGCAGATCCTGCCGCCGTCGATCGACATCAACG from the Paraburkholderia fungorum genome contains:
- a CDS encoding GAF domain-containing protein; the protein is MFEVSSASHLSKAAQYEELVAQARSLLAGETDWIANAANFSAFVFHSLSDLNWAGFYFHDGRELVVGPFQGKPACVRIPLGKGVCGTAAQTRETQVVRDVHEFPGHIACDSASQSEIVVPLVAPDGTLIGVWDVDSPVVARFDDEDAKGMEALCAVFIEAALPRGASVA
- a CDS encoding TOBE domain-containing protein, with the protein product MQTSARNQFAGEVTEVKHGAVNDEITLRTQDGLEIVAIITHGSATSLGLAAGKKAFALVKASSVIVMVDVAAHQVSARNCVAGTVSAVTKGAVNAEVTISAGGAQIAAIITNESVERLGLANGKPATAIFKASSVIIGVD